Genomic DNA from Chelonia mydas isolate rCheMyd1 chromosome 6, rCheMyd1.pri.v2, whole genome shotgun sequence:
aggcaCCCACGGAAAAgaaatagtgggtgcttagcacccaccagccacagctgtttggcagctggcGGGAGGTgtatgggggagggtggagagcaatAGGTGGGCAGGGGCCTTGAGAggtggcagagcagggtgggaagaggcagagtaggggcggggcctcagagcgGAGCAAGGGTGGAGCACCccaggaaaaacaaaattcagcGCCTATGCTCAGAGGGAAAGGTAAGCTAAGTCTAGGCATTATGTTTCATttcaggtctgatccaaagcccactgaagtcagtgggagtctttccattgacctcagtgggctttgaatcaagtcCTTTGCTCTGAGAGTGATTCATTCCGTCGTTATTCTTATCTCTGGCAGGATTGAATTCCACAGAAGTAGTGCAAGCAGAATTTAGCTCGTTCTATTGTGCTTAAGCAAGTCATTATACCAGGTGTTTTCtttaatttggaaaaatgtaTGTAACTAGTTTAGGGTTTAAAATATCATTTGAAAAATTTTTATTCTCTAAATTTTCCTTTGTAAAATAAGCGAAGATAATTTTTCTCTGAACAAAGATGCCCCTtcactaatatttttttttaattgtccagCTACCTGATTGGTTTGATGGAAACCTTTAATGAAAAAGCAGAGGAGCTGATGGAGAAGCTAGAGGAAAaagcagatggaaaaactgaagtGGACATCATGAGCATGATGAGCCGAGTGACTCTGGATGTTCTTGCAAAGGTACAGACTGTCTGATGTCCTTTTTTCACTGTAAGTGACAGAACAGTTGTAGTGCAGATACCTAGACCAAAATCAAGGGGCTGTAGCTATGAAACAGAAAACTTTCCCCTGAATGCCAGTCTAATTCAGGGTGAGAGTGTACCACCCCTACACAGGTAGAATAGTAGCGTACTCCATAACTAGACCCACTGACATCAGTATGAAGTAAGATAACTACTCACGGAATAAGTTACCACTCAACCTGcccaagggtggcagaatctgatcTGCAGTAAGGGACGGaggggaaacattttcaaaagtgttttaaGTCCCACTTTAGAAGCCCCTAAGTGACTTATGTGCTTTGGAAATAGGACTTTGgcatgttttgaaaattttgctcagGGGCTGTTACCCTCAGGCTGTGTGTACTGTGCAATTGGAGGTGTGATTTGCACCTCATGTAGCCATACCAGTgctagctttcatctagctagcACGCTAAAAGTAGCAGGAATTCAGTGTGGACTAGCAGCATGAGTGCATACCCAGAGTCCCAGATGGGCTGgtacagcccatgctgaagcctacGTTGCCATTTTTGGTGTACTAACTTTCGTGTACCCAAGCTGCAGATCAcgcctgcagtgtagacatagcctgagagagCTCTCCAGGTCTGtgtcttctccctctcctccaatCTCAAAGGAACATGTCAGTGTTTAATTCATATGTGTGTATAGTGTTTCATGGCCATTATGCATCAACAAAAACTTGCCATGGCTGCACCCTCTCTGCAGGAGCCAGCACGAGGTTGGTAGAAGGGAGCAGTAAATGACTACCCCCATTGGGTAAGTAGTGTGACACAGAGCGGTGTCtctgagcctctctctctctcccccaggggctgcttcTGGGCTTTAGATACCACCCTTTGCTCAGGGCTGTGTCTAAAGGTAGAATGTAACCCTTAGGTACTAGCATGATATAGGAACAGGGCATGGGTCTATTcatgtgtttttttaattacagatgCAATAAGCAGAAGGATTTAATCAGCAAATAGCTGCCTCTTTCTCTCAATATCCTCAGGTGGCCTTTGGCATAGAATTAAACACGCTGCAGGATGATCAGACACCTTTCCCACATGCCGTGTCCATGGTCATGAAAGGAATGAACGAGATACGTGTCCCATTTGTGCAGGTCCGTACACATCTCACTTAAGTTAATGCTCTCTTCAGAGTGAAGCTGTAGTCACTGCATGCATATTGACTGGTGAGCATAGTGGGCTGGGGTTGTGTGTTTTGGCCCTTTCGCAATAGAAAAAGGATCAACAGATTGAAATGGTTCCTGtgtctttcctttcctctctctttgaaataaaatttcaGTAGCAATTTAAGAAACTCAAGcactgaacaaaatattttctttctctctctctctctctctctctctgaatagAAACATAAATGTATCTGAAAAAAGGATCATGGTCTTtactagagctggttagaaaaatGGTTTTCTTCCTGTGAAcgtgtttttttttaagcaaaaattcGTATACCAAAACTTTTCAACTGAAAAccgaaatattttgatttgaaaatgctgccacagtgtctcatgggagttgtagttcagatgccTTGTGCTCCCATTCGCCTCTATAGGTCAGACACCCTGgttagactacatctcccatgatgcaggAGAGGGTACATTTTGATACTTCCTGGGAGTCCTTGGCCGTGGCGCATGAGGCAGCTGAACTGAATTACAGCTGCTGTGAGGTGCTACGGCAGCATATCcgaactgaaatatttcagttttcaagcaTTTGGTCTTTCAACacaaaaatctaatttttccatggagagcaaatattttttagcaaaaaatttcatttaatcaaacccagttttttatttaaaacagttttgaccagccctagtctCTACACCTCTTTGGTTTATTCTGCAAAGCTAGTAAAATGACCAAGTGCATTTTATATTCAGTACATTCCAGGAAAACAAAAATTGATAAAGGAGATCCGGGAAAGTGTGAGACTGCTGCGCCGTGTAGGAAAGGAATGCATTGAGCGGAGGCGAGAGGCAATCCAGAATGGGGAGGAAGTCCCACAAGATATTCTTACACAGATCCTGAAAGGGGATGGTAGGAAACTCAACTTTCTCTGATTTCATTATTCTGTGAGTTGTTTTGCAGGGTTAAACAGTGGATCCAAACACACCCAAAATTTGGGGATTCacttctggatctgaactttgaatTACAGACCTTTCTAACATGTTCAGGAATGTTTCTTTCAAGCTGAAGATCCAAACAAGGGTTTGTTCACAAGTGGGACCTTGTCCTGGAGATTTTGCCCCTTTCTGAGTTTAACATATACCTCTTTTTACATTTGGAATCAGAACTTGGGTTCCAGGTCACCACTGAGCCTCCCCCACCCTTCTAGcccccctccatcccacccccattGTCCCGAAAATGTTGTTAAAGGGGCAAAGTGAACTTTTATAACTACTTTGTTTCCTATCCCAGCAGCTCAGGAGGAGACGAGAGATGATGAAACTATTCTGGATAACTTTGTCACTTTCTTCATTGCTGGTTTGTATGGTAGTTACTTTATTACTCTGACACATAATGTGGGAAGCTATTGAAAAGAGTACACATTCCCAGGGGGTCTACCATGAGAGTtactaagggcttgattctctctCTGACACAGGTGTAGGTCAGGGGTAACTCCATTGCAAGTTATAGTGGTGTAAAACCAGTTTGAGTGAGATCTGGAGTGAGAAATAAGAAAATGACGTTTAACCCTCCACTCATCAGATAAACATAAGCCAAGACTATCTGGACCAGTGGCtcccaaactgtggtccacagagCAGCACTTGATGGTGGTCTGCAAAGAGCTGGTTAGTCTCATGATGCTGTCTCCTCCCCTAGATCTCATTGAAAGTAGCTAAAAGACATtaagggaaatgtggtctaaatgtAATTCCTATAAAGTGGGGGCACAGtgtgtttgaaaaaaatgtacttgaagaatagttatcaatggttttctatcaaactgggaggacacaTCTAATGGGGTCCTTCAGGGGTCTGTTCTTCATCCAaaactagtcaatattttcattaatgacttggataatggagtggagagtgtgcttataaaattatgaatgatgCCAAGCTGGGGGGtattgctagcactttggaggacaggattagaattcaaaaagaccttgacaaattggtctGGAATCAACCAGATGCaaatcaataaagacaagtgcaaaattaCTACACATAGGAAggcaaaatcaaatgcacaaacacacaacggggagtaactggctaggaagtagtactgctgaaaatggcTCTGGGGCTTCTAGTCGATCACAAATTAAATGTGAGACAACAATGTTataaggctaatatcattctgggatgtaataATAGGAGTGCCTTATGTAAGACACGGAaggtaattgttctgctgtaCTCATCACGGATGTGgcgtagtgtgtccagttctgggcaccatacttctggaaagatatggacaaattgaagagtccagagaagagcaacaaatatggtaaaaggtttggaaaacctgaaCTATGGGGAAGATTTAAAACCTGGTATGTGTATTCTTGAGAgaaaagattgaggggggacctgatactCTTCAGAAATGTTAAGGACTGTTTTAAAGAAGATCGAGATCCGTTCTTCTCTGtatccactgaaagtaggacaagaaataataggCTTGATCTGCAGTTTAATCTGTTTGTGGTTTTTATTGTTGAAGGCCTCTTATATGCATATCTCAACATTTATATGATTTCATTCATTTATTGCCTAGCACAGTATTAAAATTAAgcatttggggcttttttttttttttttttttaagaggcctCAATCTGGCCTCTGGTTTTGTGGTCACAGTTGCATTGGTGCCATTAATTTTGTATAGAATAGTAATTTTTTCAGTGTTGCTTTTTAAATAGATTCTCAATATTTTTAGGTCATGAGACAACTTCTAATCAGTTATCATTTACAATAATGGAACTGGGACGGCAACCTGAAATATTAGAAAGGTATGTACACTCCATGCTTAGTTTGCCAGGACAGCTCTCTGACTCTTGTGCCCCATAATAATTATAAGGACTATTAAATAACCAGTATTTATTCATAATAAATCCTAACCTGTgttccaaaataaataatatttaatgcaattcacactgtaaaataaaaaacatggaactgagatttttcaattCTATTTAAGTAATTTATTTAGAAGCCTTTATACAAAGCTGGTCTTGTCTGCAGATGGAATTTATCACATTTGATTGTATTATGCTTTATGAATACTGCCGTGGTACTGATCCTGGAATATTTGCTCAGGCAGTCGGCCTTTGGAATCAATAGGTATTTTGTCTGAGGGAGGAAGGCAAGGTCGGGCTCAATATtaggacagtttaaaaaaaaaaaaaaaaagagcgttCACCTGGCCTAGCAGGAAATGGATGTCGGTAACTACAGCTTCTCCTTCATTATACCTCTAGACTTCATGCTGAAGTGGATGAGGTTATTGGAGCCAAGAGGGACATTGACTATGAAGATCTTGGGAAGCTGGAGTACTTGTCACAGGTACAGTAGGAGAATGAGGCCAAAGGGCAGTTGGCGTTGTTTTGCAGCACTTTTGCCATGTCATAGCACAGCCATTAGGGGACTCTGAACTGGTTTAGTTTTATACAATCAAAAGCAGCGATCAATTCTGACAGTGTTTGTCCTAGCTATTCTGAGCTTTCAGGGTAGCATAACCTTGGGAGAAAAGATGTTCTTGGGTTTTCACTCTGAAATCACACAAAAATCCTTGCCTGCTTCGTTTAATTATTATCGGAGCATAGAACTAGGTTTCTCACTCACTATGTTTCAAGTGAATCTCTGCCATTATTTTGACAACATGGGTTTGTAGTCTGGAACTCCACCCCAGAGAGTCTGACTTGGGGTGACTGAcctggtttcagagcctgagcacCAACCTGAGTGGTAATAGACtttatactgctatttttagcactgtggtgttaagccccacaagcccaaggcagttgacctgggctcttcGTCTAGCTGCTGTggagttttttttccacagtgtTCTCCTTACACACAAGGCAGTAAGAAGGGCAGAAGTATATGTATTTAGCTGTCCTGCCTTTCTAGCCATCAACTTCTCTAGCTACAGCCGTACTTATATTGTTCACCCTCCAGATCAATGACCTGATTGGAAAGACTATGGGGGAAGAATTGACATCATCTCTCTTCTCCCCATGTTGTAATAATTAACTCTTTGTTACTCTGTGCTGACACAGGTTCTCAAAGAATCCCTCCGATTATACCCTCCTGTTTCAGGGACCATACGTTggacaggaaaggaaaatatcATTGAAGGCATCAGAATTCCAGCAAACACTACTCTCTTTGTGAGTTTGATGGCTGCATTGAAAACGTATCAGGTTATAGGTCCACACACAATGGAGTTAGACACTGCAGAGCCAGAATTCCCTGTTGCATagttcattgacttcaggggagttacgGCAGCAGAGAATTGGGCACTGAAGACCAAAAGAGTAAGGTGTGAATGGGGCTTTTGGACCCAGTTTGTGGCAGTATGTCAGATCCAGTGATGGGGAGGGTGATGCAAAGTGTTTAGTTAGAGACAAACACAATTATTTTTGTCCTTGTGAGCCATCAGAGGGGCTTTAGCAGTGTGCATCTCATAAATAATGCAAACACACATTTTATTGGCAGTTCAGCACATATGTCATGGGAAGACTGGAAAAGTTTTTCAAGGACCCACTGACCTTTAATCCTGACCGATTTAGCAAAGATGCACCAAAGTGAGTATATTTTACTACCATGTTACCAAAACGTACTGAGTAACCATTATGGTAAGAGCTTTAACAGGGAAAATATGTTTATTATTGTAGCTTTATGCTCAGATGCAAATccaagcattattattattaataataataattttgtgtttTATACAGCAGGTTTTTATCTGcggttctcaaagcactttacaaaggagggtattattattattatttattattaacatttagACTGGAGTGGCACCCACAGGCCAAATCAGATTGGGGCCCATTGCATTGGGCACTGTCCAAATATATAATGAATgaccgtccctgcccccaagagtttACAGTGTCATTTCCCCCATATAACAGGAAATGGGCACAAAGACGTATGATGCTGTTCTGCTGTTAGGTTAAGAAGATGGTGCCTTAATGAGTCAGAGGTGTAAAGAAGTTATTGCTAAGCAATTAAAATTACAGTTGTGATGAAATATTTGACTTATAAACCAGCATCTCTCATCCCAGTGCAGCCATCAGAATAAATGttgtaaaaaaatttttttttcctcataggCCATATTTTAcctattttccattttctttgggACCCCGTTCCTGTATTGGACAGATATTTTCACAGGTACGCAGGCCTCTGAAGTTTTGGTGTATCCCacctttttcatagattccaaggctggaagggaccattgtgatcttctagtcttacctcctgtatagcacagaccatagaacttccccagaataattcctggtcagtgatggagaacccccacaacccttggtaaattgttctaatggttaatcacGTTCACCATtacaaatttatgccttatttccaatctgaatttgtctagcttcaacttccagccatgggatcGTGTCAGACCTTTCTCTAATAgtttgaagagctcattattaaatatttgttccccgtgcaGTCAGATCACCcattaaacttctctttgttaagctaacaaATTTTAACTGTTGCTTCATTGGTACATGCTGTGCCATGTTGCTGAAGCAATAGGCAATCAGACAGGCCCAAAGGCATAGAGGCAAAGCTACTGACCTGGCCTCTTCTCCTTAGAGCTGGGCTCCCCAAGGCTGTCCTGATGCACATTTGTGGACAGTGCAGGGAAGCTGGCCTTCCTGTTTGTTCCCTGCTCTGTAGCTCTTGTGTGGAATCTTCTGTTTTTCCAGTCTCCCATGCTGCAAATGGGGCTCATCTAAATGCAGTTATACCTGCGCTGGCAATCCTCTTATTAAAGTGGATTGATCCGTACCCTCATCTCCAAGTAAGACCTAGAACTTACATTACAGACACAAAGATATGTCTGTTGGTTTATCTCCAATTCAGGAACACTGCAGGTGACTGAGGAACACCCCTCACAGGGGAAGCTCTTTCCCTAATGGAGTTACAATAATACCGTAGCTTGTATCGT
This window encodes:
- the LOC102937516 gene encoding cholesterol 24-hydroxylase isoform X3; protein product: MEGLGALLLLLLLSLCLLAFGVYCCYVRAIHAKYDHIPGAPRASFLLGHLPIVWRMLKKNELALDLFLQWAEEYGPIVRFNTFHRVWLMVLSPEGVKEFLMIPQYPKDRITYGKLSALFGVRFLGNGLVTDLNHDHWYKQRRIMDPAFSRTYLIGLMETFNEKAEELMEKLEEKADGKTEVDIMSMMSRVTLDVLAKVAFGIELNTLQDDQTPFPHAVSMVMKGMNEIRVPFVQYIPGKQKLIKEIRESVRLLRRVGKECIERRREAIQNGEEVPQDILTQILKGDAAQEETRDDETILDNFVTFFIAGHETTSNQLSFTIMELGRQPEILERLHAEVDEVIGAKRDIDYEDLGKLEYLSQVLKESLRLYPPVSGTIRWTGKENIIEGIRIPANTTLFFSTYVMGRLEKFFKDPLTFNPDRFSKDAPKPYFTYFPFSLGPRSCIGQIFSQMEAKVVMAKLLQRFEFQLVPGQSFTIMDTGTFRPKDGVVCILKPRIITKGSQK
- the LOC102937516 gene encoding cholesterol 24-hydroxylase isoform X4, with the translated sequence MEGLGALLLLLLLSLCLLAFGVYCCYVRAIHAKYDHIPGAPRASFLLGHLPIVWRMLKKNELALDLFLQWAEEYGPIVRFNTFHRVWLMVLSPEGVKEFLMIPQYPKDRITYGKLSALFGVRFLGNGLVTDLNHDHWYKQRRIMDPAFSRTYLIGLMETFNEKAEELMEKLEEKADGKTEVDIMSMMSRVTLDVLAKVAFGIELNTLQDDQTPFPHAVSMVMKGMNEIRVPFVQYIPGKQKLIKEIRESVRLLRRVGKECIERRREAIQNGEEVPQDILTQILKGDAQEETRDDETILDNFVTFFIAGHETTSNQLSFTIMELGRQPEILERLHAEVDEVIGAKRDIDYEDLGKLEYLSQVLKESLRLYPPVSGTIRWTGKENIIEGIRIPANTTLFFSTYVMGRLEKFFKDPLTFNPDRFSKDAPKPYFTYFPFSLGPRSCIGQIFSQMEAKVVMAKLLQRFEFQLVPGQSFTIMDTGTFRPKDGVVCILKPRIITKGSQK
- the LOC102937516 gene encoding cholesterol 24-hydroxylase isoform X1, coding for MEGLGALLLLLLLSLCLLAFGVYCCYVRAIHAKYDHIPGAPRASFLLGHLPIVWRMLKKNELALDLFLQWAEEYGPIVRFNTFHRVWLMVLSPEGVKEFLMIPQYPKDRITYGKLSALFGVRFLGNGLVTDLNHDHWYKQRRIMDPAFSRTYLIGLMETFNEKAEELMEKLEEKADGKTEVDIMSMMSRVTLDVLAKVAFGIELNTLQDDQTPFPHAVSMVMKGMNEIRVPFVQYIPGKQKLIKEIRESVRLLRRVGKECIERRREAIQNGEEVPQDILTQILKGDAAQEETRDDETILDNFVTFFIAGLYGHETTSNQLSFTIMELGRQPEILERLHAEVDEVIGAKRDIDYEDLGKLEYLSQVLKESLRLYPPVSGTIRWTGKENIIEGIRIPANTTLFFSTYVMGRLEKFFKDPLTFNPDRFSKDAPKPYFTYFPFSLGPRSCIGQIFSQMEAKVVMAKLLQRFEFQLVPGQSFTIMDTGTFRPKDGVVCILKPRIITKGSQK
- the LOC102937516 gene encoding cholesterol 24-hydroxylase isoform X2 — translated: MEGLGALLLLLLLSLCLLAFGVYCCYVRAIHAKYDHIPGAPRASFLLGHLPIVWRMLKKNELALDLFLQWAEEYGPIVRFNTFHRVWLMVLSPEGVKEFLMIPQYPKDRITYGKLSALFGVRFLGNGLVTDLNHDHWYKQRRIMDPAFSRTYLIGLMETFNEKAEELMEKLEEKADGKTEVDIMSMMSRVTLDVLAKVAFGIELNTLQDDQTPFPHAVSMVMKGMNEIRVPFVQYIPGKQKLIKEIRESVRLLRRVGKECIERRREAIQNGEEVPQDILTQILKGDAQEETRDDETILDNFVTFFIAGLYGHETTSNQLSFTIMELGRQPEILERLHAEVDEVIGAKRDIDYEDLGKLEYLSQVLKESLRLYPPVSGTIRWTGKENIIEGIRIPANTTLFFSTYVMGRLEKFFKDPLTFNPDRFSKDAPKPYFTYFPFSLGPRSCIGQIFSQMEAKVVMAKLLQRFEFQLVPGQSFTIMDTGTFRPKDGVVCILKPRIITKGSQK